Proteins from a genomic interval of Euwallacea fornicatus isolate EFF26 chromosome 1, ASM4011564v1, whole genome shotgun sequence:
- the LOC136341131 gene encoding RCC1 domain-containing protein 1 isoform X1 translates to MRILCKGFNLYNQLHQGNNFKRIVEEFVTIFEEPHIEHFLLGHTMTVIVTDNKGTINCENCNKRENLILPNSSQIAKVTLSTSNLLILSSTGDLFKTSLNAWELVKVPNFIVDTNDKIKIITARDKLNVAYSAKGYVYSIPEKLHFCNKNIVDLQAGREHCILLDKQGNVYSFGAGTKGQLGTGQLDDEPNPILIEALAGLRIVAIAAGDWHSAAVSEQGDLYTWGQNSNGQLGLSVSSTYDENIVSVMATPHLVDISDNPSDVNVVKVACGNKHTIVLLENGHLYGSGWNKYKQLKNENVKEYFCFTFIHDYSKENVDKVLCGPWNSAVLINRTNYRKKALRTTCWTAPTQFSSLISRTGLKLAFKSL, encoded by the exons ATGCGGATATTATGTAAAGGGTTCAATCTTTATAACCAATTACATCAAGGTAACAATTTCAAGAGAATTGTTGAGGAATTTGTAACCATTTTTGAAGAACCCCACATTGAGCACTTCCTACTGGGGCATACCATGACAGTGATTGTCACTGACAATAAAGGCACAATAAATTGTGAAAACTGTAACAAAAgagagaatttaattttgccaaattcaTCTCAAATTGCTAAAGTAACACTGAGCAcctcaaatttgttaattcttTCATCTACTGGAGACCTGTTTAAAACCTCTCTGAATGCATGGGAGCTCGTAAAGGTGCCAAATTTTATAGTAGATActaatgataaaattaaaattatcactGCAAGAGATAAACTAAATGTTGCCTACAGTGCTAAAGGATATGTGTATAGCATCCcagaaaagttgcatttttgtaacaaaaatattgtagACTTACAAGCTGGAAGAGAGCATTGTATATTGCTTGATAAGCAAGGAAATGTTTATTCCTTTGGAGCAGGCACTAAAGGACAATTGGGGACTGGTCAACTGGATGATGAACCAAACCCAATATTAATTGAAGCATTGGCAGGGCTTAGAATTGTAGCAATAGCAGCAG GAGACTGGCATTCAGCTGCAGTGAGTGAGCAAGGAGATTTGTACACCTGGGGTCAGAATTCTAATGGGCAGCTAGGGCTATCTGTATCCTCTACGTACGATGAGAACATTGTTTCTGTTATGGCTACTCCTCATCTAGTAGATATTTCTGATAATCCATCAGATGTAAATGTTGTTAAAGTTGCTTGTGGGAATAAGCACACAATTGTTTTGTTGG aaaatggcCATTTGTATGGATCTGGATGGAATAAGtacaaacaattaaaaaatgaaaatgttaaggaatatttttgttttacctTTATTCATGACTATTCTAaagaaaatgttgataaagtaTTGTGTGGACCATGGAATTCAGCTGTGTTAATAAA